The Sylvia atricapilla isolate bSylAtr1 chromosome 3, bSylAtr1.pri, whole genome shotgun sequence genome has a window encoding:
- the EIF4A3 gene encoding eukaryotic initiation factor 4A-III, protein MAGSAGSAGGSARKRLMKEEDMTKVEFETSEEVDVTPTFDTMGLREDLLRGIYAYGFEKPSAIQQRAIKQIIKGRDVIAQSQSGTGKTATFSISVLQCLDIQVRETQALILAPTRELAVQIQKGLLALGDYMNVQCHACIGGTNVGEDIRKLDYGQHVVAGTPGRVFDMIRRRSLRTRAIKMLVLDEADEMLNKGFKEQIYDVYRYLPPATQVVLISATLPHEILEMTNKFMTDPIRILVKRDELTLEGIKQFFVAVEREEWKFDTLCDLYDTLTITQAVIFCNTKRKVDWLTEKMREANFTVSSMHGDMPQKERESIMKEFRSGASRVLISTDVWARGLDVPQVSLIINYDLPNNRELYIHRIGRSGRYGRKGVAINFVKNDDIRILRDIEQYYSTQIDEMPMNVADLI, encoded by the exons aTGGCGGGGTCCGCGGGGTCCGCGGGCGGCTCGGCGCGGAAGCGCCTCATGAAGGAGGAGGACATGACTAAGGTGGAGTTCGAGACGAGCGAGGAGGTGGACGTGACGCCCACCTTCGACACCATGGGCCTGCGGGAGGACCTGCTGCGCGGCATCTACGCCTACG GGTTCGAGAAGCCGTCGGCCATCCAGCAGCGAGCCATCAAGCAGATCATCAAGGGCAGGGACGTGATCGCCCA GTCACAGTCGGGAACAGGGAAGACAGCAACATTCTCAATATCTGTTCTACAATGCCTGGACATACAG GTCCGCGAGACCCAAGCCTTGATCCTGGCGCCGACTCGGGAGCTGGCTGTGCAGATTCAGAAG ggGCTCCTGGCCCTGGGAGACTACATGAACGTGCAGTGCCACGCCTGCATCGGGGGCACCAACGTGGGTGAGGATATCCGCAAACTGGATTATGGGCAGCACGTTGTGGCCGGCACCCCTGGCAGGGTATTTG ATATGATTCGTCGTAGAAGTCTGAGAACTCGTGCCATCAAAATGCTGGTTTTGGATGAAGCAGATGAAATGCTTAATAAAG GCTTCAAGGAGCAGATTTATGATGTGTACAGGTACCTGCCTCCAGCCACACAGGTGGTTCTGATCAGCGCCACTTTGCCACATGAAATCTTGGAAATGACCAACAAATTCATGACAGACCCCATCCGCATCCTGGTGAAACG TGATGAGTTGACCTTGGAAGGGATCAAGCAATTTTTCGTGGCTGTGGAGAGGGAAGAGTGGAAGTTTGACACCTTGTGTGATCTCTACGACACGCTGACCATCACCCAGGCTGTCATCTTCTGTAACACCAAGAGAAAG GTGGACTGGCTCACAGAGAAGATGAGGGAAGCCAACTTCACAGTGTCATCCATGCATGGAGACATGCCCCAGAAGGAGAGAGAGTCCATCATGAAAGAGTTCAGATCTGGTGCCAG CCGAGTTCTCATTTCCACAGACGTTTGGGCCCGGGGCCTGGACGTGCCTCAGGTGTCGCTGATCATCAACTACGACCTGCCCAACAACAGAGAACTCTACATCCACAG GATCGGCCGCTCGGGCAGGTACGGCCGCAAGGGCGTCGCCATCAACTTCGTGAAGAACGACGACATCCGCATCTTGCGGGACATCGAGCAGTACTACTCCACCCAGATCGATGAGATGCCCATGAAcg TGGCTGATCTCATCTGA
- the LOC136359615 gene encoding ninein-like protein isoform X2: MVPRSCLQQAADTSYRYKLQCLWTRVRQIARERDKARLSLEKAERHCLQLARELDEQYMALEHTQSKLRNFQAEIEAKELLLQQAVSQQAKLEADTRLLQGKEANLQGRLNRVMSENTQLQNKVTEMAEKLSASEEMVLELQKELNHIVKDKLEQGEPQSPAFLKQSECFAEIVQEYERQCQVLHGQNGALRRELHRLRLQLQESRAEPGLPAAELSVPVEQLQEQLQEMKVQLETEERCRG; the protein is encoded by the exons ATggtccccaggagctgcctccagcaggcagctgaCACCTCCTACAGATACAAACTGCAGTGCCTCTG GACCAGGGTGAGGCAGATTGCCAGAGAGAGGGACAAGGCCAGGCTCAGTttggagaaggcagagaggCATTGCCTGCAGCTGGCCAGGGAGCTGGATGAGCAGTACATGGCACTTGAGCACACCCAGAGCAAGCTCAG GAATTTTCAGGCAGAAATAGAGGCAAAAGAGCTGCTCTTGCAGCAAGCAGTGAGTCAGCAGGCAAAGCTGGAGGCTGATACACGGCTCCTCCAGGGCAAAGAGGCCAACCTGCAGGGGAGACTGAACCGTGTGATGAGC GAGAACACACAGCTACAAAACAAGGTCACAGAGATGGCTGAGAAACTATCAGCCTCTGAGGAAAtggtgctggagctgcaaaAAGAACTCAACCACATTGTGAAGGATAAG ctggagcagggggagccCCAGAGCCCGGCGTTCCTGAAGCAGAGCGAGTGCTTTGCCGAGATCGTGCAGGAGTACGAGCGGCAGTGCCAG GTGCTGCACGGGCAGAACGGAGCGCTGCGAAGGGAGCTGCACAGGCTGcgcctgcagctgcaggagagcagggctgagccagggctgccagcagcag AACTGTCAGTCCCagtggagcagctccaggagcagctgcaggaaatgaAGGTGCAGCTGGAAACCGAG GAAAGATGCAGAGGTTGA
- the LOC136359615 gene encoding ninein-like protein isoform X1 — protein sequence MVPRSCLQQAADTSYRYKLQCLWTRVRQIARERDKARLSLEKAERHCLQLARELDEQYMALEHTQSKLRNFQAEIEAKELLLQQAVSQQAKLEADTRLLQGKEANLQGRLNRVMSENTQLQNKVTEMAEKLSASEEMVLELQKELNHIVKDKLEQGEPQSPAFLKQSECFAEIVQEYERQCQVLHGQNGALRRELHRLRLQLQESRAEPGLPAAELSVPVEQLQEQLQEMKVQLETEVSEVGENVLTAW from the exons ATggtccccaggagctgcctccagcaggcagctgaCACCTCCTACAGATACAAACTGCAGTGCCTCTG GACCAGGGTGAGGCAGATTGCCAGAGAGAGGGACAAGGCCAGGCTCAGTttggagaaggcagagaggCATTGCCTGCAGCTGGCCAGGGAGCTGGATGAGCAGTACATGGCACTTGAGCACACCCAGAGCAAGCTCAG GAATTTTCAGGCAGAAATAGAGGCAAAAGAGCTGCTCTTGCAGCAAGCAGTGAGTCAGCAGGCAAAGCTGGAGGCTGATACACGGCTCCTCCAGGGCAAAGAGGCCAACCTGCAGGGGAGACTGAACCGTGTGATGAGC GAGAACACACAGCTACAAAACAAGGTCACAGAGATGGCTGAGAAACTATCAGCCTCTGAGGAAAtggtgctggagctgcaaaAAGAACTCAACCACATTGTGAAGGATAAG ctggagcagggggagccCCAGAGCCCGGCGTTCCTGAAGCAGAGCGAGTGCTTTGCCGAGATCGTGCAGGAGTACGAGCGGCAGTGCCAG GTGCTGCACGGGCAGAACGGAGCGCTGCGAAGGGAGCTGCACAGGCTGcgcctgcagctgcaggagagcagggctgagccagggctgccagcagcag AACTGTCAGTCCCagtggagcagctccaggagcagctgcaggaaatgaAGGTGCAGCTGGAAACCGAGGTGAGTGAGGTGGGGGAAAATGTCCTGACTGCTTGGTAG
- the LOC136359605 gene encoding ninein-like protein — protein sequence MELLQQQLQASQEKLLEAKASLSLAQAQHALQLQQAKAQINNMVPKQQFEQLKNTLREEQCKTQQLQKSLQQQAKQTCRQLLRTQEEHEQLLQAAVEQAEGLERSLRNAEAVLAERAAQLTDAQAQLSRNKLLIEELREENRRFAMALQAAELKQKSMEEKNQLLEEQASALKQLIGKITPASLSG from the exons atggagctgctccagcagcagctgcaggcctCACAGGAGAAG CTTTTGGAAGCCAAAGCAAGCCTGAGCCTGGCCCAGGCCCAGCAcgctctgcagctgcagcaggccAAGGCTCAGATAAACAACATGGTGCCAAAGCAGCAGTTTGAGCAGCTGAAAAACACCTTGAGAGAGGAGCAGTGCAAGactcagcagctccagaaaagcctccagcagcaggctAAGCAAACatgcaggcagctgctcaggaCCCAG GAGGAACacgagcagctgctgcaggcagctgtggagcaggcagaggggctggagcggAGCCTGAGGAAtgctgaagctgtgctggcagagagggCAGCTCAGCTCACAGATGCCCAG GCTCAGCTCTCCAGGAACAAACTATTGATTGAAGAGCTCCGTGAAGAGAACAGGAGGTTTGCCATGGCCCTGCAGGCTGCTGAGCTGAAGCAGAAGAGCATGGAGGAGAAGAaccagctgctggaggaacaAGCCTCAGCTCTGAAGCAGCTTATTGGCAAAATCACACCAGCATCTCTGAGTGGGTGA